Genomic DNA from Penaeus chinensis breed Huanghai No. 1 chromosome 21, ASM1920278v2, whole genome shotgun sequence:
CCATCCTTCTAAATCCTTACGTATCTCTTCCACTTGCTTTCTTCCCTCGCTAAATAGGCCATCTTGCTTCCTAGCACAATGTCAATAGTCAGTTGAATGACTGGCATTGTGATGCAACGCTCGTTCACCAAACACCTCCGCGCTGGCCATCTCGAAGACACTCAGTAACATATTCTGTGAAGGCGACGCGTTTGACCTGTTCCCTGGTGGCCGCGGAGGAGGTCTGAATAACAGTGTATGACCTTGTGATCtcgtgtgttatttttattatgagtatATTCTAGTGTCCCTATTTTTGTTACAATATGTTTTTGATATAATAAAGTTTTGACGAAACTTTTGACCAACAAAATAAATGACCTTGAGTATAAAAGTGAAATATGATCTGAAAGTCAGCAGATCCGCTTCCTCCAACATCTCAACGCAGACTAGCTTCGCACTGGTTCCATACCGTCTCGAAATCGAACGCAACGAAAAAGACAAGTATTTCCCTCCGACCAACACCTCTTTCCATCTCACCAACGGAGGAAAGACGTCTGCCGTGACCTTGGGGAGAGTAACACTAGCATGGCTGACGAGGCAGACTGGAAGGGCACGCTATCCGttgcactctcactcactctctacttTCTCTGTTGCCTCAAGCGGGCCAGTCTCCCGTTGGAAAGGACTTGGTCTCCGGAGTTTTTATGGCGGGCtgaaatagatatgtgtatatatacatatatatgtatccatttatctatatatatatacaaatatatacacaaacatacatatatatttatgtggatgtgtgtaattattgatgttattataatcactactattgtatgatcattattatcattattatcattattattgtcattactatcattatttttattatcataattataataataatcattattaccatagagCACCCAATAACAATTAATCATGGTGTTATgggctgctaataatgatagtaatgataataatatgagtaataataacaataatagtaataataacaataataataataatgataataatgataataataacaataatgttaataataacaatagtgataataacacatactacaaacacacacagatacatacacacatatgtgtgtgtgtgtacatatataggtaaatatatatatatatatatacatatatatatatataaatatgtatatatatatgtatatatatatatatatatatatatatatattgtatgtatataaatgtgcatgtatatatatatgtatacatacacacacacacatatatatatatatatatatatatatatatatatatatattaatatatatataatatatatatatatatatatatatatatattaatatacatataatatatatatatatatatatatatatatatatatatacatatatgtgtgtgtgtgtgtgtgtgtgtgtgtgtgtgattgtatgtatatatatatatatatatatatatatatatatatatatatatatgtgtgtgtgtgtgtgtagtgtgtgtgtgtgtgtgtgtgtgtgtgtgtgtgtgtgtgtgttatgtatatatataaatgtgcgtatatatacgcgtgtgtctgtgttagtggaTGCATATGGGGGGTGTATAAATTTCTTTTGAGTTCATGGCTACAAGTTGCGCTACTTTTTATCATTCACACTCAACCACAACCTCTTCGCAAAGTTTACAGCACccaagatattgttattatcattattactatttttatcattaccattatcattagtagtagtactagtactgttattgttattactatcattatcattattgttattgattatttttattatcattattatcattattattgttgttgctgttctcgtatcattatcctctttatcattatcattattagcattactattgttatttgtattatcattcttattattgttaccatcattatcattgtattgttttCCCTCTCGTTTTTTGCACAGGACAGGGACCTCGGAGCGATGCCATACGCAGGAAATGACAGCTGACAGATTCTTGACACTTAGTGAGGCACCCTTCGTTCGATCCTCAGCCGCGACCGCGattaaagaaaatggggaaaagtgAAAAACacgaattgaaaagaaaaatgaagttgAAAAAGTTAGATTGCAGATATTTCGAAGTAACGGATGTTGAAATGTGTCGCAAGGGAATGAATAAGTGTGAATAGACATGAAAGAGATAAATACGTTTGGGTTTTAACGTGGGTCCAGATCCATATTTGGCCATAGGTCACTGACAGTCGCATATTGAAAAAACAATTAAGTTAGCGAATTCAAACTTCCTGATGACATAGTTACAGAAGTGAATGTAACAAACTGCAGTTGATTTGgtattgaaaattattataattgagATCGTAAATGGGATTTATCTATTTAGAATAGATGGTATTAATATGAAGTGCCGTTATTTACCAATTCGTTTATCTATCTTAAATTATTTAAGTGATGGGAATGATAACCGTTATTGTTTCTTTTAGAAAGAAGTAAATGTTCTGTCTGAAATTGGCCAAACATTAATTACAAATCGCGTCCACCGTTGGATttacaatattaacaaaataaagtGGTAAAAGCAGCAAACGCATTGTAGGAAAATACTAATAAGACGatgaaaaaatacagataaagtaAGAACGATTCCAAAAACTAAGACAAATGTATTTCAATCACGGACAAGGTTTAGTAATGTTACAAACGAGTCACTTCCGCAAGAAATCGCATAAACGCAAATATCATATTCTGTAATACATCAATAACGTTGGGAAAGCTGTTTCACTTGCCTTGCTGACTAGTCAGACCACTAATTCCACGAGAGAGCATTTATGCATAGACACAATgtaaagaagcacacacacacgcagagagagatagactgacagacacacagaccggaactgacagacacacacagatagaaacatacacagatatgtttcTATCTGAAACACACATAGATCAAAATgtgcagacagacaggtacatacaaacagaaacacatagaaatatgcagacagacagagagtgtgagtgatAGAGATTCGCATTTTTAATATGTAAATAGTTACATAAAATATATCCACTCCGCATTAAAAGTACTGTGAGACAATATGCTCACCCCGTTGTGATTACTGTTTAATGTATTGACAAAAAAGCTGGAGAAAACGCGCATCAATGATGAGAAATTTCACTAAAACTAACCAGACCGGTTGATGGTGAAAATAACGACTTTCAAATTATACTCAACACTTGAATTCTAATGTTTCATCTGTCTCACGaatttgaatgtttttttgtttttgtttttgtttttgtttttgtttttgtttgtgtttttttttttcattcagaagAATTGTAGAAGAATATGCATATTTTGCAGTATTCGTTATGTTTTAATTTCCTATAAACCAGGAAAACAAATTTGACTGTTACAAGCAAACATATAACAATTAGGAATTGGAGTGTGATGAAACCTGTTATTCCAAGCCTTGTAATTCATTTCTAAACAGAAAGTAAATATTTCCATTTTCTAAACACTTAAAACAACATATGAATAACTTAAGCACTATTGCCCTAACCTCACGCTAACGTTGGACGAGGCAGGAAGGAGCCAGGAAATGGACCAAGGATATGTGCACGCCATATTTAATCTTTTAGCATCAACTGATGTTCAGAAGCGCAAGTgccagagcgagcgagagacaggtTCTGTCAGCGGCAGAGGCTGGACGACGAGTATATAAGGCAAGGGCGAGGCGTGCACCGGCCAGAGTTCTCTCGCCAAAGGAAGAAGTGATTCCTTGGCTggtcctctcctctgcctctcttcctttcacacaGCGCTATCATCGAgagcatataatatacataccatTCACAAAATAACCAGGTACTGTTCTTCGCCGTTGGACATAGCTTGTGACTGGATATAAACTCTCGTACAGTCTTGTGTCACCACCTGATATCTTCGGGAAACTAAGTGGTCGTCTTTCAGATCAAGATGATGACCGTCCAGAGATGCGTGGGTGTTACCGCTGTTCTAGTGATGACGATGACTTCTCTCGCCGAGGCTCTCACTATTAACGAGTAAGTATTCTTCAACGCGAATTTATCGAATGCACATTACAACTTATTCAGTGAATTATCGAATTCTTGTGATGGTTTAAAAATGGAAATGCTCCTTCCGGTATGAGAGGTGGCAAAGGAGCAAGAGGAAATGAGCACTGGAATGATGAAAGCTTTAAGGGAACTGAAAAACGGTCCATTAAGTGAGTGATCTGGTGTTCGTGATACTATACTGCTACTGATAgacaaaaaatgaagaatgatGAGATACTGGAAACAGTTTTGGTATTAATGTTtgatatgcgtatacatacatctatatgtgtatatatacatatgtatatatatatatatatatatatatatatatatatacatttatatgcatatgtatatatatgtatatatatacatatatatgtatgtctatgcataccATAAACTTTGATACTGACGCAATTAACGAAACTGTTTCCACTATCACAGCATTctccatttgtatgtgtatttctgtgtgtgtatatgtatgtgcgaacgagtatacatgtgtatatacaggtatgtttacatatataagtatatttatatatgtttacatatatatgtgtgtgtgtgtgtgtgtatatatatatatatatatatatatatttacatatatgtgtgcatatatatatatatatatatatatatatatatatatatatatttacatatatgtgtatacatatatatatttacatatatatgttaacatatatatctatgtatgtatgcataaacatgcatgtttacatatatatatatatatatatatataatgtatacatatatatgtatacatatatatagatacatagatggatagatacatagataagcagcgatatatatgtatatgtatgtatgcacgtatatatttatgtaaaataatgAGTTTCAACCTTATGTTCCTTTCGCCTTCACACCAAAGGACCTTTCTCATCCCTCCCGCAGGACGGATCCTTCGCGGCAGTCTGGCTTCCTGTACCTGACGCCGGAGCGGAGACTGGTGATGCCCCCTGGAAGCATCATGGTCGTCACGCCCACCCTGAGTCTTCCGATGGGCAGGAACCTTCCTATTGGCTATGGGGCGTCCATGACTATCTCCATCCCCTTCAGAAGTATGGGTCTTTTTAATTcacttattcgtgtttttttatcttattattttttgtgtgtatgcggccattccttacacaatACTTTCCTTGTTTCGGTCTTGCCCGAGGTTGTTGAAGATTCGCAAAGTCAAACATTTCCCCCTCCAGGTTGCCTTGATTTATGTACATTCTGTCACCCGGCTTGCATTTATGTCTTCCCTTATCAATATATGGAATTTTCCTTtggcttcttcctctcctttggtTAAGCTCTTATTTTAATAACTAATTTCTTCACCTCACATGTTGCCAGGTCAATCGAgtctcccatttctttttttttttcttaaaatttctGGCCTTCTTAATTTCCTCGTGTCGAACCATGTCCCTTTTTAAGATCCCCATCTTCTTCATATCAACACAAAGTATTGTTAATTTAGCTGTCACTGCCTCTTCGATATACACTGTGTCTAACAACAGCATTTCTGATTATCTTTCCCTTAACACAACAGAACGCTGTttttctctcaatgtctctctctcaatctatctgtctcagGGCATTTCATCCAGCGGGAAATAGGGTTCTTTATCTCCTTCACATTCCCCTTAACTCGTTGAAAGCTGATGCTCAATATGTTCCATTTATAGTATATTCAGCGGCATAAATAGCCACACCGGTGCTCTGTCTTCGCTTTGTTAACCTTCACCATCTTTACGTTTCTCTTTAACTTGCTTTCTTTCCTCATGTAATTGGTCAACTTGCTTCCTAGCATAATGCCTCTGCAATTTGATAATGCACATATATTAACTAAATACATTTCTGGCTATCATTTTAATATCTTTAATAACGTTCGATGCTATTTTGCAGTTAATTTTGACGACCTTGGATTGACATCCGAAGAGAACAGGTGGGGTATTATTGAGGGACTCGATGATCCATCTCCAGGTGACTTGGCTGGTGGCGAGAGGTAGGTACAAGGAATATATCAATTCCATTGCAAGAATTTGATAAATTATACCATAGATAAAGTACTGATATAATAGGAAACAACAGATGCACCAA
This window encodes:
- the LOC125036582 gene encoding uncharacterized protein LOC125036582, translating into MMTVQRCVGVTAVLVMTMTSLAEALTINETDPSRQSGFLYLTPERRLVMPPGSIMVVTPTLSLPMGRNLPIGYGASMTISIPFRINFDDLGLTSEENRWGIIEGLDDPSPGDLAGGEREVMYKVVEESLQSVGLDGKACLLRAMCEMFELPLPNHGFIGELLDLFFSASRAPKGKNRLDDYTKAEMRGKTGQDCTPYHEACPYSFFEVPASSNSTGIDGSN